The DNA window CGATCAGTTGGAAGAAAGTCATATCAACAATTTTGCGCAGGTTCCTTTTTATGTGCAGCCAGATATTACCAATCCGATATTGGATGTAACATTCGACGGAACACATATTTTAAATGGCGATATCATTTCGGCGAAACCTCAAATATTGATCACGCTCAATGATGAAAACCAATACCTGATAATGAATGAAGAAAGTGATACTGCATTTTTCGCAGTGTACCTCACCGATCCTGCCGGACAACAACAACGGGTATACTTTAACAATGGAGTAATCCCTGTAATGAACTGGTATCCCTCTTCCGGCCCTTCCGGTAAATTTAAAATAGAGTATCAACCTACCTTGTTAACGGATGGAGTTTACACCTTATTGATTCAGGCAACGGATAAATCTGGAAATGCATCGGGTGATGTGGATTACCGGATTTCATTTGAAGTAGTGAATAAGCAAACCATTACTGAGGTAATGAATTATCCGAATCCATTTTCAACCAAAACACATTTTGTATTTACGCTCACCGGATCTGAAATTCCCGATCAAATGAAAATTCAGATTTTAACCGTTAGCGGTAAAATTGTACGCGAAATCATGATGGAAGAATTGGGACCTATCCGTATTGGAAAAAACATCACGGAATATTATTGGGATGGAAGAGATGAATACGGCGATCAATTGGCTAATGGGGTTTACCTGTATCGGGTAATTACCAAAAGCAATGGTGAGGATGTAGAAAAACGAAGCACTGGTGCAGATCCGTATTTTAAACATGGATTCGGTAAAATGTACCTGATGCGTTAATTGAAAAAAAATGATTAGAACAGAATTAATAGTACTTCATTCGGACAAAGGTTTTCCGCTGGAAAAAGAAGTCTCCGATTTTTTTATGCCTTCATTTTGGAATGCACCCGATTTTAAATCCTGGGGTAGTGATTATTATTTCAATTATGAAGATCCTTCCTTATGGACCACCATCGAATTGGAGCGTGTAACTGAATCGGGAGAAACCGATGCTGTTTTTTATTTACATGCATTGCGCAAAAGAAACGCTCCGCAGTCGGCCCGTTTTTCCGATTTACCCATGAACGAATACATCCGGGCCTTTGAATCGGGGAATTTTTCGCCTTATTCCGAAGCAAGGTCTATTGAAGATTGGTGTGTAACATCTCTAATTCTGGATACCGAAGATCCGAGGTACAAAAAAGAATTTTTACAAACGGCAGAACGCTTTTTGCGGCATGTAAACGGACTCGTCATTTTCCCGGAAGTGATGAGTGCAGAAGAATTCAGATCTTTTTATTCCTTAAGTCCCGATCGTCCGGAAGAAGAAATTGAACCGGAGTTCGATGAGAACGATTAATGAAGTAATTGCAGAAAGGTGTACTTGGCCATTGACCAGGTTTTATCCAGACGAATTAATTTTTTGGAGAAAAAATCAAAAGCATCCGGCCAGGTTTCCTTGTCGAATAAATTGCTTTCGGGATGTGTGATGCTTATTCTTGAAATGAGGTTTCCTTCTTCCGTTTCAAATTCCTCCTGCCAATCGAGTGCGCCAATGTGTTTTTCAAGCACTGGTTTCATTTCGAGAAACTGATCGAAAATTAATTTACGTATTCCTGCATCTTTATGTTGAATGTCGATACACAAACGCGCGCCTGCATGATCGATTTCGCAACGAAAAAAAAGTTTATCGATACCGGTCGGATATTTCATCCAATTGATGCGGGTTCGTTCCGACGATAATTTTTTCCCCATTTTCAGTTTGAGGAAACCAAAGAATTCTGTTCGGTATTGCGATGCGT is part of the Flavobacteriales bacterium genome and encodes:
- a CDS encoding DUF4268 domain-containing protein, with the translated sequence MYPKGHASQYRTEFFGFLKLKMGKKLSSERTRINWMKYPTGIDKLFFRCEIDHAGARLCIDIQHKDAGIRKLIFDQFLEMKPVLEKHIGALDWQEEFETEEGNLISRISITHPESNLFDKETWPDAFDFFSKKLIRLDKTWSMAKYTFLQLLH